The following is a genomic window from Janibacter sp. DB-40.
AGATCCACACTTCGCCTGCGGGCCGGCCCGCGGGCGCTGCACGGAGAACCTGTGCACGGTGGGTGGGCGCCGCCGCCGGGTGTGGACGGGCCCGAATCCCGTCCCGCGGCCACGTGAGCCTAGGGTGCGCGCATGGAATCTGTGGCCGATGCCGTCGTCGGGATCAACGACATCTACTGGTACCTCGTCATCGTCTTGCTCGTCGTCGCCGGGCTGACCTTCACCATCTGGTCGGTGGTGGTGCAGATCCGCTTCGTGCCGGAGATGTTCCGCACGATCATCGAGCGGCCGACGGGCACGAAGGACGAGGACAGCATCTCGCCCTTCCGCGCCTTCACCATCTCGGCGGCCTCCCGCGTGGGCACGGGCAATGTTGCCGGTGTGGCGATCGCCATCACCCTCGGCGGTCCGGGAGCGGTGTTCTGGATGTGGATGCTCGCGCTCATCGGCGGCGCGACCGCCTTCGTGGAGTCCACGCTCGCCCAGCTGTACAAGGTTCGCGGTGGTGACAGCTACGTCGGCGGTCCGGCCTACTACATCCGTGACGGTCTCCGGCTGCCGTGGCTGGCCGCCATCTTCGCCGTGCTCATCACGATCACCTACGGATTCGTCTTCAACTCCGTCCAGGCGAACTCCATCTCCGCCTCCGTCCAGGGCAACATCGGCGGCAACAGCACGGTGACCGCATGGGTCGTGGGCCTCGCGCTCGCCGGCATCACCGGCGTGGTCATCTTCGGTGGTGTCCGCCGGCTCTCCGCGGTCACCGAGGTGATCGTGCCGCTCATGGCCGTCGCGTACATCGCCGTCGCGCTCGTCGTGGTCGCGATCAACATCCAGCACGTCCCCGCGATGGTCACCCTCATCGTCGAGCACGCGCTCGGGTTCCGCGAGATCGCCGGCGCCGCCTTCGGTGCGGCTGTCATGCAGGGCATGCGCCGCGGCCTCTTCTCCAACGAGGCCGGCATGGGTTCGGTACCCAACGCCGCCGCCACCGCCTCCGTCTCGCACCCGGTCAAGCAGGGTCTCGTCCAGACGCTCGGCGTCTACTTCGACACGATCCTCGTCTGCTCGGCGACCGCGTTCATCATCCTGCTGAGCGCCCCCTCCTTCGGCCTGGACGACCCCGAGGGCATCCAGCTGACGCAGAGCGCCCTG
Proteins encoded in this region:
- a CDS encoding alanine/glycine:cation symporter family protein, which translates into the protein MESVADAVVGINDIYWYLVIVLLVVAGLTFTIWSVVVQIRFVPEMFRTIIERPTGTKDEDSISPFRAFTISAASRVGTGNVAGVAIAITLGGPGAVFWMWMLALIGGATAFVESTLAQLYKVRGGDSYVGGPAYYIRDGLRLPWLAAIFAVLITITYGFVFNSVQANSISASVQGNIGGNSTVTAWVVGLALAGITGVVIFGGVRRLSAVTEVIVPLMAVAYIAVALVVVAINIQHVPAMVTLIVEHALGFREIAGAAFGAAVMQGMRRGLFSNEAGMGSVPNAAATASVSHPVKQGLVQTLGVYFDTILVCSATAFIILLSAPSFGLDDPEGIQLTQSALQVQVGDWAGPFLSVVIFFLAWSSVLGNTYYGEANIRFLSGSGRMLTAFRVLVLLCVVGGSLGSVALVWSLADLFMGLMATINLIAILPLAGLTMALLRDYSEQKAQGRNPVFHRKDLPQARGVTLWDDADIEVWTKEREPAR